A single genomic interval of Zingiber officinale cultivar Zhangliang chromosome 4A, Zo_v1.1, whole genome shotgun sequence harbors:
- the LOC121970618 gene encoding histone-lysine N-methyltransferase TRX1-like isoform X1, translating into MKDLCLKCGIPNLEKKGLNYNELLALALNFHDCQGLKPGELVWAKLTGRIIYDSNYFHSKKHIWPEGYTSFRKFTSFKDPSLVMLYKMEILRNPKIKTRPSFRVTTEDGEQVVIEGWSKCLLSLEAHVFCRLEHMPFDVFFVEKTYY; encoded by the exons ATGAAGGATTTATGTTTGAAATGTGGCATCCCCAACCTAGAGAAGAAAGGCCTCAATTACAATGAATTGCTGGCTTTAGCACTTAACTTTCATGATTGTCAAGGTCTTAAACCAGGTGAACTTGTATGGGCAAAACTTACAG GAAGAATAATTTATGATTCGaattattttcatagcaagaAGCACATTTGGCCTGAAGGATATACATCATTTCGGAAGTTCACATCATTTAAAG ATCCTAGTCTAGTCATGCTGTATAAGATGGAAATTTTGAGGAACCCTAAAATAAAAACTCGGCCTTCGTTTAGAGTCACTACAGAAGATGGGGAGCAG GTTGTTATTGAAGGTTGGAGCAAATGTCTTTTGTCGCTTGAAGCACATGTCTTTTGTCGTTTGGAGCACATGCCTTTTGATGTTTTTTTTGTGGAGAAAACTTATTATTGA
- the LOC121970618 gene encoding histone-lysine N-methyltransferase TRX1-like isoform X2: MGKTYSKKHIWPEGYTSFRKFTSFKDPSLVMLYKMEILRNPKIKTRPSFRVTTEDGEQVVIEGWSKCLLSLEAHVFCRLEHMPFDVFFVEKTYY; the protein is encoded by the exons ATGGGCAAAACTTACAG caagaAGCACATTTGGCCTGAAGGATATACATCATTTCGGAAGTTCACATCATTTAAAG ATCCTAGTCTAGTCATGCTGTATAAGATGGAAATTTTGAGGAACCCTAAAATAAAAACTCGGCCTTCGTTTAGAGTCACTACAGAAGATGGGGAGCAG GTTGTTATTGAAGGTTGGAGCAAATGTCTTTTGTCGCTTGAAGCACATGTCTTTTGTCGTTTGGAGCACATGCCTTTTGATGTTTTTTTTGTGGAGAAAACTTATTATTGA